Proteins from a single region of Gossypium arboreum isolate Shixiya-1 chromosome 1, ASM2569848v2, whole genome shotgun sequence:
- the LOC108482313 gene encoding transcription factor ILI6-like — translation MSSRRSRSRQSSGSRITDDQIYDLVSKLQQLLPEVRNRHSDKVSAAKVLQETCNYIRSLHREVDDISERLSELLATTDSAQAAVIRSLLMQ, via the exons ATGTCTAGCAGAAGGTCAAGATCAAGGCAATCAAGTGGTTCAAGAATAACTGATGATCAGATCTATGATCTTGTTTCCAAATTGCAGCAACTTCTCCCTGAGGTTCGAAACAGGCACTCTGATAAG GTATCAGCTGCAAAAGTGTTACAAGAGACTTGCAACTACATAAGAAGCTTGCATAGAGAAGTGGATGATATTAGTGAGAGATTATCGGAGTTACTAGCAACAACCGACAGTGCCCAAGCTGCCGTCATCCGTAGTTTGCTTATGCAATAG